In one Paenibacillus sp. JQZ6Y-1 genomic region, the following are encoded:
- a CDS encoding sulfate/molybdate ABC transporter ATP-binding protein has translation MHIEVRHLDKHFGKFHAVKDVSFSIEKGHLIGLLGPSGGGKTSILRILAGLESPDSGEIIFHGKKVNNLPPQEREIGFVFQNYALFKHMTVFDNIAFGLKVKKLKKPAIRERVQELVELTGLSGFEHRYPHQLSGGQRQRVAFARALAPEPQLLLLDEPFAAIDAKIRQELRTWLRELIERVGITSIFVTHDQDEAIEVADEIMIINGGRVEQKGTPWEIYKQPSTPFVASFVGESTTVDEITQLKGFDHQVNNNVARALIRPEYIEVGQASEFRLLSATEQGVVRHMHFRGSQWMVEVEVGSNRLITYRSLEKETLEVGQDVHVLIHRAYLFNDQESWIAENSLKADNVSMFI, from the coding sequence ATGCATATCGAGGTCCGGCATTTGGATAAGCATTTTGGCAAATTTCATGCGGTAAAGGATGTTAGTTTCTCCATAGAAAAAGGTCATCTGATCGGTCTGCTTGGTCCGAGTGGTGGCGGAAAAACATCGATTCTGCGTATTCTGGCGGGCTTGGAGTCACCGGACAGCGGGGAGATTATATTTCATGGCAAGAAGGTCAACAATTTGCCACCACAAGAGCGCGAAATCGGCTTTGTGTTTCAAAACTATGCGTTGTTCAAGCATATGACGGTATTTGATAATATCGCCTTTGGCTTGAAGGTCAAAAAGCTGAAAAAGCCCGCAATTCGCGAGCGGGTGCAAGAATTGGTGGAACTAACCGGATTGTCCGGCTTTGAGCATCGGTATCCGCATCAGCTATCTGGCGGACAGCGGCAGCGGGTAGCATTTGCCCGGGCGCTAGCACCAGAGCCGCAGCTACTGCTACTGGATGAACCATTTGCCGCGATTGATGCCAAAATTCGGCAGGAACTGCGCACATGGCTACGTGAGCTGATTGAGCGGGTAGGCATCACCTCAATCTTCGTCACCCATGATCAGGATGAAGCGATCGAGGTAGCGGATGAGATTATGATTATTAACGGTGGACGTGTGGAGCAGAAGGGTACGCCGTGGGAAATTTACAAACAACCGTCCACGCCGTTTGTCGCTTCTTTTGTCGGGGAGTCCACAACGGTTGATGAGATTACGCAGCTCAAGGGCTTTGATCATCAGGTAAATAACAATGTTGCGCGTGCTCTCATTCGTCCTGAATATATCGAGGTTGGGCAAGCAAGCGAATTCCGTCTGCTATCGGCGACAGAGCAGGGCGTAGTGCGACATATGCACTTCCGCGGTAGCCAATGGATGGTAGAGGTAGAGGTAGGGTCGAACCGCTTGATCACGTATCGCTCCTTGGAAAAGGAAACGCTGGAGGTTGGACAGGATGTGCATGTACTAATCCACCGCGCGTATCTGTTTAACGATCAAGAAAGCTGGATTGCCGAAAACTCACTCAAAGCGGACAATGTATCGATGTTTATCTAG
- a CDS encoding sulfate ABC transporter substrate-binding protein — MQSTQTSKSRRAYSSGLLAVVLLLSVLLSACGNGDTNQQQASAASSTDGDVTLVIGAYSVAKDAVGEILPKFQAYWKEKTGQNVNVQESYEASGTQARAIAGGFEADVAILSLEGDIDKLVKAGLVKDSWQEKPYHGMITRSVVVLGTRKGNPLGIHSFQDLARPGVKVLYPNPKTSGGAQWDINAIYGAGLKQSERTEGKKDPAAAKAFLAAVHQNIESLDKSGRASMAAFEYGVGDVIVTYENELLARMAKGAPYDLVIPDDTIQIENPAAVVDSYVDKHGTRKVAEAFLNYLYTPEAQEIFAKHGFRPVDEQVFKKHAAEYPIPSGLFDINYLGGWDNVRSTLYSKRGIWYQVLAGI, encoded by the coding sequence ATGCAATCCACACAAACAAGCAAGAGCCGGCGTGCATACAGCAGCGGGCTACTGGCAGTCGTTCTGCTACTCAGTGTGCTGTTGTCCGCCTGCGGCAATGGGGATACCAATCAGCAACAAGCTTCCGCTGCTTCATCCACGGATGGCGATGTGACGCTGGTGATCGGTGCGTATAGCGTCGCTAAAGATGCAGTCGGTGAGATTTTGCCCAAGTTTCAGGCATACTGGAAAGAGAAAACAGGGCAGAACGTTAATGTTCAGGAATCATATGAAGCGTCTGGTACGCAGGCACGTGCTATCGCTGGTGGGTTTGAGGCTGACGTGGCGATTCTGTCGCTGGAAGGCGATATCGACAAGCTGGTCAAAGCCGGTCTGGTTAAAGATAGCTGGCAAGAGAAGCCGTATCATGGCATGATCACTCGCTCGGTTGTCGTACTCGGTACACGTAAGGGCAATCCGCTTGGGATTCACAGTTTTCAGGATTTGGCTCGTCCCGGTGTGAAGGTGCTGTATCCCAATCCCAAAACCTCCGGTGGTGCGCAATGGGATATTAACGCCATTTATGGTGCAGGGTTGAAGCAATCCGAACGCACGGAAGGGAAAAAAGATCCGGCAGCAGCCAAAGCATTTCTAGCAGCTGTGCATCAAAATATCGAATCGCTCGATAAAAGCGGTCGTGCCTCGATGGCGGCATTTGAATATGGGGTAGGCGATGTGATCGTAACGTACGAAAACGAATTGCTGGCGCGTATGGCAAAAGGCGCACCATATGATCTGGTGATTCCCGATGATACGATTCAGATTGAGAATCCGGCGGCAGTCGTCGACTCGTACGTTGACAAGCATGGTACACGCAAAGTAGCAGAAGCCTTTCTAAATTACTTGTACACACCTGAGGCACAGGAGATCTTTGCCAAGCATGGATTCCGTCCAGTCGATGAACAGGTATTTAAAAAACATGCTGCTGAGTATCCGATTCCGTCTGGTCTATTTGATATTAATTATTTGGGCGGCTGGGATAATGTACGGAGTACGCTATATTCCAAGCGTGGCATCTGGTATCAGGTGTTGGCAGGTATTTGA
- a CDS encoding MBL fold metallo-hydrolase — MNGRIVDRLTFLGTGDAMGVPRVYCDCQVCEEARSGGSNRRLRSSVLIESMEGDFLIDCGPDWRLQMEMINRRADIASIVITHAHFDHIAGLPEWADACRWQKIKGRVFAPQEVLDLIQRQYPWIVNHLELIANDEGMTLSGWKIQPWKVHHGHNGYSYAYRLEKHDFSWVYCPDAIGMTEEQKRPLDRLDLLVLGTSYVHEEALYESRSVYDMKEAEALIDEVAPIQTIFTHMSHGVDVRQSFELPVGTTTARTGMTTDLGNYTALLSDD; from the coding sequence ATGAACGGACGCATAGTGGATCGACTAACGTTTTTGGGCACCGGAGATGCGATGGGAGTTCCCAGAGTGTACTGCGATTGCCAAGTATGTGAAGAAGCGAGGAGCGGCGGTAGCAACCGTAGACTGCGTTCATCGGTATTGATTGAAAGTATGGAAGGCGACTTCCTGATCGACTGCGGTCCTGACTGGCGTTTGCAAATGGAAATGATCAATCGGCGCGCAGATATTGCTAGTATTGTGATTACACATGCGCATTTTGACCATATTGCCGGTTTGCCGGAATGGGCGGATGCTTGTCGCTGGCAAAAGATCAAAGGACGGGTATTTGCACCACAGGAGGTGCTGGACCTAATTCAGCGTCAGTATCCGTGGATCGTCAATCATCTAGAACTGATTGCAAACGATGAAGGCATGACATTAAGCGGCTGGAAGATCCAACCGTGGAAAGTCCATCATGGCCACAATGGTTATTCCTATGCCTATCGTTTGGAGAAACATGATTTTAGCTGGGTCTATTGCCCAGATGCCATCGGCATGACCGAGGAACAGAAGCGTCCGCTGGACCGACTGGATCTGCTGGTGCTGGGAACAAGCTATGTGCATGAGGAAGCATTGTACGAATCGCGTTCTGTCTATGATATGAAGGAAGCGGAAGCATTGATTGATGAAGTGGCACCGATTCAAACGATCTTTACACATATGTCACATGGAGTAGATGTACGCCAATCCTTTGAATTACCAGTCGGAACCACTACCGCTCGTACAGGTATGACGACGGATCTGGGGAATTATACGGCATTGCTGTCAGATGATTAA
- a CDS encoding amino acid ABC transporter ATP-binding protein: MITFHEVNKYYGDFQVLTGINLHVESGEVVVVLGPSGSGKSTMLRCINRLEETSSGQLTVNGVRVDERKTDLNKLRRNIGMVFQHFNLYPHKKVIDNITLAPIKALGVSKSEAHDTAMHYLEKVGIADKAQSYPSQLSGGQQQRVAIARGLAMKPQIMLFDEPTSALDPEMVGEVLDVMKNLAREGMTMVVVTHEMGFAREVADRVVFMDQGKIIEEAPPEQFFSAPAEERAQLFLSRLLNH; encoded by the coding sequence ATGATAACCTTCCATGAAGTTAACAAGTATTATGGTGACTTTCAAGTTTTGACTGGTATTAATCTGCATGTAGAATCGGGCGAGGTCGTTGTAGTATTGGGTCCTTCTGGTTCCGGTAAAAGTACGATGCTGCGCTGTATCAACCGTTTGGAAGAAACGAGCAGCGGACAGCTGACCGTCAACGGTGTTCGAGTCGATGAGCGCAAAACCGATCTGAACAAATTACGCCGCAATATTGGTATGGTATTCCAACACTTTAACCTGTACCCGCACAAAAAGGTGATCGACAACATCACGCTGGCTCCTATCAAGGCACTCGGCGTATCCAAATCCGAAGCCCACGATACAGCCATGCACTACCTGGAAAAAGTCGGCATCGCTGACAAGGCACAATCCTATCCTTCCCAACTGTCTGGTGGTCAACAGCAGCGCGTCGCCATCGCCCGTGGCTTGGCAATGAAGCCGCAAATTATGCTGTTCGATGAACCAACCTCCGCTCTTGACCCTGAAATGGTCGGCGAAGTGCTGGACGTTATGAAAAACCTCGCTCGTGAAGGTATGACGATGGTTGTCGTTACTCACGAAATGGGCTTCGCCCGCGAAGTTGCCGACCGCGTCGTATTCATGGATCAGGGGAAAATTATCGAAGAAGCACCACCCGAGCAATTTTTCTCCGCCCCAGCCGAAGAACGCGCCCAACTGTTCCTAAGCCGCTTGTTAAACCATTAA
- a CDS encoding glutamate ABC transporter substrate-binding protein — MNKKRFSFLLICMISLVTILGACSTTTAPSASTGTDGSAQSASSQLDQIKQRDKLIVGVKYDTKLFGLKDPASGNVEGFDVDMAHALAKSILGDESKVELKEVTSKTRIPMLNNGDVDMVIATMTITDERKKEVDFSDVYFQAGQSLLVKKGSPITGIQDVTADTTILAAKGATSIKNIEAKVPGVKVLEYDNYQDAFNALKAGQGDALTTDDAILYGMAAQDPNYEVVGEPFTDEPYGIAVKKGQTALVEAINKGLTDMKADGSYNETYKKWIGKEPASN; from the coding sequence ATGAACAAAAAAAGATTCTCTTTTCTGTTAATCTGTATGATCTCCCTCGTTACAATCCTTGGCGCTTGCAGCACAACTACAGCACCATCTGCCAGTACAGGAACGGACGGCAGTGCACAAAGTGCGAGTTCCCAGCTGGACCAAATCAAGCAGCGTGATAAGCTGATTGTCGGCGTGAAATATGATACGAAGCTGTTCGGTCTGAAAGATCCAGCATCCGGTAATGTTGAAGGCTTTGACGTCGACATGGCACATGCTCTGGCGAAAAGCATCCTTGGTGACGAAAGCAAAGTAGAGCTGAAAGAAGTAACATCCAAAACGCGTATCCCGATGCTGAACAACGGCGATGTGGATATGGTAATCGCGACGATGACGATCACAGACGAGCGTAAAAAAGAAGTCGATTTCTCTGATGTGTACTTCCAAGCTGGTCAATCTCTGCTCGTGAAAAAAGGTAGCCCGATTACAGGCATTCAGGATGTAACAGCGGATACAACAATTTTGGCAGCAAAAGGCGCAACATCGATCAAAAACATCGAAGCCAAAGTACCAGGCGTGAAAGTACTCGAATATGATAACTATCAAGATGCGTTTAACGCATTGAAAGCAGGTCAAGGCGATGCGCTGACTACGGACGATGCTATTCTGTACGGTATGGCTGCACAGGACCCGAACTATGAAGTAGTGGGTGAGCCATTTACAGATGAGCCATACGGTATCGCTGTGAAAAAAGGTCAAACTGCACTCGTTGAAGCAATCAACAAAGGTCTGACTGATATGAAAGCAGACGGTTCTTACAACGAAACATACAAAAAATGGATTGGTAAAGAGCCTGCTAGCAATTAA
- a CDS encoding amino acid ABC transporter permease, with product MIDFSILTDYFPYYMEGFLNTIKASVIALIASFVLGTILAIFRITGIKPLQWIGTAYVEFVRNIPLLIIVFFFWYALPTFGMRLDGFQAGTVGLSVYTAAFIAEAIRAGIQSVPKGQMEAARSSGMSYVQTMIHVILPQAIKLVIPPLSNQFINLIKNSSVLTVVAGLDLMYFADKVNGDSYATVSAYIFAGMFYLILTLPMSYGSYMLERKLAKSS from the coding sequence ATGATCGATTTCTCGATCCTGACGGATTATTTTCCCTATTATATGGAGGGCTTTCTGAATACGATTAAGGCGAGTGTAATTGCATTGATTGCCAGCTTTGTACTCGGAACCATTCTGGCGATATTCCGCATTACTGGTATTAAGCCCTTGCAGTGGATCGGAACAGCGTATGTGGAATTTGTGCGCAATATTCCGCTGCTCATTATTGTATTCTTTTTCTGGTATGCACTGCCTACGTTTGGTATGCGACTGGATGGATTTCAGGCAGGTACGGTCGGTTTATCCGTCTATACCGCTGCTTTTATCGCAGAAGCGATTCGTGCGGGTATTCAATCCGTGCCCAAAGGTCAGATGGAGGCAGCACGTTCGTCAGGTATGAGCTATGTACAGACGATGATCCATGTTATTTTGCCACAGGCGATCAAGCTAGTGATTCCGCCACTGAGCAATCAATTTATCAATCTGATCAAAAACTCGTCCGTGCTGACCGTCGTAGCTGGGTTGGATCTGATGTACTTTGCCGACAAAGTAAACGGTGATTCGTATGCGACGGTAAGTGCATATATTTTTGCGGGTATGTTTTATCTGATTTTGACGCTGCCAATGAGCTACGGTTCCTACATGCTGGAGCGCAAACTGGCGAAAAGCTCATAA
- a CDS encoding amino acid ABC transporter permease has translation MDFIGAYSSDNLRFLMEGLKMTLYVAFWAILLSFVIGCIIGVIRYMKIPVLSQVLAVIVEVLRNLPLLLIIFFVQFAVPQIPIFGLQFKFSIPVGAIIALTLFEAAMISEVVRAGLKSIPKGQIEAARSSGLGSVQTLWHIVLPQGLRRMVPPLVSQFISLLKDTSLAVIVALAELMHNAQIIIGQSPNYSIPILLLVAIIYFVVNYTLSMISRRLETKTA, from the coding sequence ATGGATTTTATAGGTGCATATTCATCCGACAACCTGCGCTTTTTGATGGAAGGGTTGAAGATGACATTATACGTCGCTTTCTGGGCGATACTATTAAGCTTTGTAATCGGCTGTATTATCGGCGTGATTCGCTATATGAAAATTCCAGTGCTGTCGCAGGTACTTGCAGTAATCGTGGAAGTGCTGCGTAATCTGCCGCTGTTGCTGATTATCTTTTTCGTACAATTCGCTGTACCGCAGATTCCGATCTTCGGTTTACAGTTTAAGTTTTCGATTCCAGTCGGGGCAATTATTGCCTTAACGCTATTTGAAGCGGCGATGATCTCTGAGGTGGTACGTGCTGGTCTAAAGTCGATTCCCAAAGGGCAGATCGAAGCAGCACGCTCGTCGGGTCTTGGTTCGGTTCAAACATTATGGCATATCGTATTGCCGCAGGGCTTGCGTCGGATGGTGCCGCCGCTGGTGAGTCAATTCATTTCTCTGTTGAAAGATACATCGCTTGCGGTGATCGTAGCGTTGGCAGAGCTGATGCACAATGCGCAGATTATTATTGGACAAAGCCCGAACTATTCCATTCCGATTTTATTGCTTGTCGCCATCATCTATTTTGTTGTAAATTATACATTGTCGATGATCTCCAGACGATTGGAGACGAAAACAGCCTAA
- a CDS encoding ATP-binding protein encodes MVTYKQFQKSAETMLPDIEVRQSRFRRKGAEGRMPALFRNEKIQMLVVALGTAVAGEFKINPVPGDLFRIGLGGSAFLLFLLLMNRLPYIRTGLYTAVTVIVFRVVLDHLFLPIAPGWLDSLRVHTSGGLYYLTFSVGMYLIQNQLERMNLLLLGVVATCIDFSSNTVEMILRWLLNGSDIFNPATWGYIALVAGLRGFFVTGLYSSIAVSQIRALSVEQNKRMEQMLSVNSGLYGEVFYLRKSMDTIERVTSSSYRLYTDLKKAELKEFSQRQLAITQEIHEVKKDSQRVAAGLLKLFDQDAQTLLAMSEILDYAIRGNRKYASMMKKQIVISAHLEQDFMTADYIPLLTLLNNLLANAIEALDHSGAIELRIEQEGKWTVLHVSDSGKGIPEKNRETIFEPGFTTKFGEGGSAATGIGLSHVHDIVISLGGSIELQSGRQHDHWNTVFVVKLPTEALKKGE; translated from the coding sequence ATGGTAACATATAAACAATTTCAAAAATCGGCAGAGACTATGCTGCCGGATATCGAGGTACGTCAATCCCGTTTTCGTCGCAAAGGGGCTGAGGGGCGAATGCCTGCTCTTTTCAGAAATGAGAAAATTCAGATGCTTGTTGTAGCTCTCGGAACCGCAGTGGCTGGTGAATTCAAAATCAATCCGGTACCCGGCGATCTGTTCCGCATCGGGTTGGGTGGCAGCGCATTTTTGTTGTTTTTGCTGCTGATGAATCGGCTGCCATACATTCGCACGGGCTTGTACACAGCGGTAACGGTCATCGTATTCCGAGTTGTGCTGGATCATCTCTTTTTGCCTATAGCGCCGGGCTGGCTGGATAGTCTACGTGTTCATACATCAGGTGGTTTGTATTATCTGACGTTTTCGGTTGGTATGTATTTGATTCAAAATCAGCTGGAACGTATGAATCTGCTGCTGCTTGGTGTAGTAGCGACGTGTATTGATTTTAGTTCCAATACAGTAGAAATGATTTTGCGCTGGCTACTAAATGGGTCGGATATTTTCAATCCGGCAACATGGGGCTATATTGCGCTGGTGGCGGGCTTGCGTGGATTTTTCGTAACCGGCTTGTACAGCAGTATCGCGGTCAGCCAGATCAGAGCCTTATCGGTGGAGCAGAACAAACGGATGGAACAGATGTTATCGGTAAACTCTGGGCTATATGGCGAGGTCTTTTATCTACGCAAATCGATGGATACGATTGAGCGCGTCACGAGCAGCAGCTATCGGCTGTATACCGATCTGAAAAAGGCAGAACTGAAGGAATTCAGTCAACGCCAGCTCGCTATTACCCAGGAAATACATGAAGTAAAAAAGGATTCGCAGCGCGTTGCTGCGGGGCTGCTCAAGCTGTTTGATCAGGATGCGCAGACGCTGCTGGCGATGTCAGAAATTCTTGATTATGCGATTCGCGGCAATCGCAAATACGCGTCCATGATGAAAAAGCAAATTGTCATCAGCGCGCATCTGGAGCAGGATTTTATGACTGCGGACTATATTCCATTGCTCACCTTGCTTAACAATCTGCTGGCAAATGCCATCGAGGCATTGGATCATTCCGGTGCAATTGAATTGCGGATTGAGCAGGAGGGCAAGTGGACTGTATTGCATGTATCCGATTCAGGCAAAGGCATTCCAGAGAAAAATCGGGAAACGATCTTTGAACCGGGGTTTACAACCAAATTTGGCGAGGGCGGCAGTGCAGCAACAGGGATCGGGCTATCGCATGTGCATGATATCGTGATCTCATTGGGTGGCAGTATTGAGCTGCAATCCGGTAGGCAGCATGATCATTGGAATACTGTATTCGTAGTCAAGCTACCAACGGAAGCATTGAAAAAGGGGGAATAG
- a CDS encoding response regulator yields MGLTFCIVDDDPATRAMLENIILESQLGEVTGTARGGEEGMRIILETQPDVVLIDWLMPDQDGLETIVQLKRQGFGGKYVMISQIENQEMVGEAYQSGIEFFIRKPINRIEVESVLSRVSEHSEIRQYLNELKSSLSKLDTLNLLSADRQSAVPVKPRSVNEVIRPIYMNLGIVGEAGCNDITAIMEMLLHRGQTGPFPPLKQLYEGVAAAYKATPREVDKEAKAIEQRIRRTVTTALTHLASIGLTDYGNPKFEHYAPLYFDFEDIRAKMKEIDEERDDGKSKVSIKKFLQVLYLEALDQMQSV; encoded by the coding sequence ATGGGTTTGACGTTTTGTATTGTGGATGATGATCCAGCAACACGCGCGATGCTGGAAAATATTATTTTGGAAAGTCAGCTGGGCGAAGTGACGGGGACTGCGCGCGGCGGTGAAGAGGGCATGCGTATCATTTTGGAAACGCAGCCGGATGTGGTGCTGATTGATTGGCTGATGCCAGATCAGGATGGATTGGAGACGATTGTGCAGCTCAAGCGACAAGGCTTTGGCGGCAAATACGTCATGATCTCGCAGATTGAGAATCAGGAGATGGTCGGTGAGGCGTATCAGTCGGGCATTGAATTTTTCATTCGCAAGCCGATTAACCGCATTGAGGTAGAATCCGTGCTGTCACGCGTTAGTGAGCATTCGGAGATTCGACAGTATCTGAATGAACTCAAATCGTCGCTGTCCAAGCTGGATACTCTTAATTTGTTATCCGCTGATCGTCAAAGCGCTGTGCCGGTCAAGCCGCGCAGTGTAAACGAAGTGATTCGACCGATCTATATGAATCTGGGTATCGTCGGTGAGGCGGGCTGCAATGATATTACGGCGATTATGGAAATGCTGCTGCATCGCGGACAGACTGGACCTTTTCCACCGCTCAAGCAATTGTACGAAGGCGTGGCAGCAGCCTACAAAGCAACGCCGCGTGAAGTGGACAAGGAAGCGAAAGCGATTGAACAGCGTATTCGTCGTACAGTAACGACAGCGCTCACGCATCTGGCTTCGATTGGACTGACTGATTACGGCAATCCCAAGTTTGAGCATTATGCGCCGCTGTATTTTGACTTTGAAGATATTCGCGCTAAGATGAAAGAAATCGACGAAGAACGCGATGATGGCAAAAGCAAAGTCAGCATCAAAAAGTTTTTGCAGGTATTGTATCTAGAAGCGTTGGATCAGATGCAAAGCGTATAA